CCTTTCAGATGAAACAACAACGTAAGCCGGATTACCCTCTTCTTTTATCCATAAACCTTGAGTGGATAATACATACCCAATCAGATAATGCAGCGTCAATGGTTTTTTCTTCTCATGACTGCAATAGCGGGTAGCGATAATCTTCTTGCCATTTGTCAGACAAATATTAAAATAGGAAGGACCACTATGGCCAAATTGTTCTATTACTTCCAATATCTTGTTAATAGTTTCTTGCAACACATCAGCAGCTACCGACAGTTGGTTAATATCTCTTCCTTTTGCTAATTGCAAAAACAAACCAAACAAATGCTCAGAATCTGTTTGGCCTTTAACCCAATGGTAAATGTCATCGTCTAATAAATGCCTTATATGCCTTTTCACATCAATAAAATCATTAATTTCCCCATTATGCATTAACATCCAGTCACCATAAATAAAGGGATGGCAGTTATAATTGGTTACACCTCCCGCACTGGCAGATCGAACATGGGCAAAAAAACAAGGGGACTGGATTTTTGCTGTTAAATGCAAAAGATTTCTATCGTTCCAAGCAGGATAAACGGAGGTGAATAAAGCAGGATCAGAGCTAACCTCCGGTGAATACCACCCCAAACCAAAACCATCTCCATTCGTTCGATATTTGGTTTCACGTGCATGCAGACTCTGCATGATGATTGAATTCTTAGGTCTTACCAACACATTTTCCAATAGCGTAGGGCGTCCCAAATAAGCAACGAATCGACACATAACAGCCTCCCTCATCCAGTCATTCGAATAGTGAACTCCAATTAACTACTGCCATATTTTCTGTTAAGTAATATCCTTAAACTTGTAATCCATTCGGCTGTCATTGCGAGTTTTTAAGTATTGCAGCTCAACTCACTTTACCATATGACACAACGATTCTTACTCATCATAGGGCTACCGTTTGGAATATTAAATGCTTCTTGAAATTGAGGAATATTGGCCAGGCTACCATTGACTCTGTATACAGCAGGCGGGTGAGGATCTGTAGTCACTTGATTACGAAGTTGCTCCGGCCTGACATTCATAGCCCAAACATGTGCTGTACCCAAGAAAAATTGTTGATCTGGGGTTATTCCCTCTATGGTTTTGGCATTCTTGTACTCTTTTGACCTCTGAAACGCTTTATATGCCAAGATCATTCCACCTAAATCGGCAGTTGCTTCACCGACAACTAATTGTCCCTGTACATGCAGATCGCCATCTACGACATATTTTGAGAATTGATCAGCAATGCATTGTGTCGCTTTCTTGAATTTTGATAAATCATTAGGCGCCCACCAATTTTTCAAATTTCCATAACCATCAAATTGAGCACCTTGATCATCAAATCCATGGGTCATTTCATGACCTATTACATACCCTATCGCTCCATAATTGATGGCAGCCGGGGCCTTTGGATCAAAAAAAGGGGATTGCAATATACCCGCCGGTATATTGAGGTTATTCATTGAGGGATCATAATAAGCGTTGATAGTTTGAGGAGTCATTGCCCATTCGCTTCTATCTACTGGTTTTCCAATTTTGTCGAGATCTCGATTAATCAAGAACTCGTTTGCTCGGATAACATTCAATACGTAAGGCCCACGATCTATTTTCAAGCTGGAATAATCCCACCATTTGGATGGGTAACCAACTCGCTCTTCCATTAAATCCAGTTTTTTCAATGCCGCATCACGAGTCTTTGGTGACATCCAGCTTAAAGTTTTTATATCTTCTTGTAGTACCGTTCTGATATTTTTTAATATATCAAGGACTTTCTGTTTGGATTCTGGAGAAAAATACTTCTCTACATACAATTCTCCGATTGCAAATCCTAATGCGGCGTTTTCCGTGTTAACTACTCTTTTCCACCTTGGTAATAGTTTTTGCGTGCCGGTTAATGCAGACACCATCTTAAAATTTTGATCGACAAACGGTTTGGATAAATAAGGGGCGAATGCATCTATCAAATGCCAGCGCAGATAAGTTTTCCATTCATCCAGGCTAACTGACCGTAATAATTCATTCATCGCTTTGAAAAAATCAGGCATAGCAAAATTGATTTTATTGATTTTGCCCTGACCTCTGGCTATCAAGTATTGAGACCAGGAAAAGTTAGGTGTCATTTTATCCAACTCATTAATGGTCATCATATGATAAATGGCGTGTGGATCACGCTGCTCCACTTGTGACATGGATGCTTTAGCCAATTGAGTTTCAATATCCATTACAATTTTAGCTTCTTTTGCCGCCATGTCAGGACTGTCACCCAATAGCTCAAACATTTTAGTAAGATGGTTAACATAAGCTTCTCTTACCTGTTTAAATTTAGCTTCTTTTTTAAGATAATAATCTCTGTCCGGAAGACCCAATCCCCCTTGCATAACTGCACCTATCATGGAGGTACTGTCCTTAAAATCTTGCATGCTGCCAAAATTAAACAAAGCCCCTACACCTATTTTGTGCAAGCGAACAATTTCAGCCTGTAAATCATTCTGATTCTTCATTGCCTCTATTTTAGTGAATTCTGGTTGCAAAGGAGTGATACCTGATTTATTAATACTATCAACATCCATTCCACTGAAATAAAAATCCCCTACTTTCTGCTCAATACTTCCAGGTGTAGCGTGAGTATTCTTCGATGCGTTGATTAGCATCTGATGAATAATATTTTGTACTTTCTCATTAACAACATGAAAGCTTCCCCAGGAAGCATAGTCAGCTGGTATTGGGTTATTTGTTTTCCAATTGCCATTGGCATAGGTATAAAAATCCACAGCTGGTGATACAGTAGTATCGCGCCAGTCAAGATGAAGAAGATCCTTTGTATTATTATCTTGCAAATTAGAACTCGAAGAAAAGGCTATAAAACTAGATAACATCATAACAATACAAGTTCCAATCTTAAATTTCATCCTGATATTCCCCTTAATTTGAGCTGTATATAAATTTCTAAAGAAAAAGACTGCATAGGTCATTATATTTAGTATAGATAATGCCTTTAAAATG
Above is a genomic segment from Legionella pneumophila subsp. pascullei containing:
- a CDS encoding M13 family metallopeptidase is translated as MKFKIGTCIVMMLSSFIAFSSSSNLQDNNTKDLLHLDWRDTTVSPAVDFYTYANGNWKTNNPIPADYASWGSFHVVNEKVQNIIHQMLINASKNTHATPGSIEQKVGDFYFSGMDVDSINKSGITPLQPEFTKIEAMKNQNDLQAEIVRLHKIGVGALFNFGSMQDFKDSTSMIGAVMQGGLGLPDRDYYLKKEAKFKQVREAYVNHLTKMFELLGDSPDMAAKEAKIVMDIETQLAKASMSQVEQRDPHAIYHMMTINELDKMTPNFSWSQYLIARGQGKINKINFAMPDFFKAMNELLRSVSLDEWKTYLRWHLIDAFAPYLSKPFVDQNFKMVSALTGTQKLLPRWKRVVNTENAALGFAIGELYVEKYFSPESKQKVLDILKNIRTVLQEDIKTLSWMSPKTRDAALKKLDLMEERVGYPSKWWDYSSLKIDRGPYVLNVIRANEFLINRDLDKIGKPVDRSEWAMTPQTINAYYDPSMNNLNIPAGILQSPFFDPKAPAAINYGAIGYVIGHEMTHGFDDQGAQFDGYGNLKNWWAPNDLSKFKKATQCIADQFSKYVVDGDLHVQGQLVVGEATADLGGMILAYKAFQRSKEYKNAKTIEGITPDQQFFLGTAHVWAMNVRPEQLRNQVTTDPHPPAVYRVNGSLANIPQFQEAFNIPNGSPMMSKNRCVIW
- a CDS encoding class II glutamine amidotransferase, which codes for MCRFVAYLGRPTLLENVLVRPKNSIIMQSLHARETKYRTNGDGFGLGWYSPEVSSDPALFTSVYPAWNDRNLLHLTAKIQSPCFFAHVRSASAGGVTNYNCHPFIYGDWMLMHNGEINDFIDVKRHIRHLLDDDIYHWVKGQTDSEHLFGLFLQLAKGRDINQLSVAADVLQETINKILEVIEQFGHSGPSYFNICLTNGKKIIATRYCSHEKKKPLTLHYLIGYVLSTQGLWIKEEGNPAYVVVSSERLNDLDEGWEDVPPQHMLLIDENKNIQLRPLQTLG